One genomic region from Cellulomonas hominis encodes:
- a CDS encoding ExeM/NucH family extracellular endonuclease: MTRADRPRIPGDRRTSVSAGRTRTRWAASLAAVGALVGTPLAAAAPALAAEDTHTIAQVQGTGDASPLAGSTVTTTGVVTAVYATGGYNGYVIQTPGTGGDAPRTGSDAVFVYSPSTAASVAVGELVQVTGAVSEYQGLTEITVSSAAGLVKPGGEAAPVEPVTTPWPADAAGREALESMLYLPSGDLTVSNTYTTNQYGEVGLAAGTTPLVQPTEVGAPGSPEYAAAVADNAARGVVLDDGASTNFLSAANSGLTPPYVSLEDPVRVGAAATFTAPVVVDYRNNAWKLSPTAPLAAGAPAPATFEDDRTAAPEGLGDADVTVASFNVLNYFTTLGAEGASCVAYPDRTGDPVTVKEGCAQRGAWDPDDLQRQQDKIVAAVNALDADVVGLMEIENSAVVDGVPDEALATLVDALNAAAGAGTWAYVPSSAELPAADQQDTITNALIYRPAAVETVGDPRALGTQSGDDQAFGNAREPIGQAFAPAGGGEELFVVVNHLKSKSSAGPWPGDADAGDGQGASNESRVRQAEALRDWVPTVQGDAEAVALVGDFNAYTQEDPLQVLYGAGYTDAATALGTAGEYSYLYQGLSGSLDHVLLNEAALERATGADIWGINAGESVALEYSRYNSHGTLFSAPDAYRSSDHDPVLVGFDAGDVAPDGPVDLTLLDINDFHGRIDANTVAFAGTVEQQRAAAEQAGGAAVFLSAGDNIGASLFASAVADDQPTIDVLNALDLAASAVGNHEFDRGYADLVDRVIAGGTNAEFPYLGANVYAKGTQTPALDEYALVEAGGVTVGVVGAVTQETPALVSPGGIADLDFGDPVEAVNRVAAQLTDGDEANGEADVVVAEYHEGAGAGTPDGATLEEEIAAGGAFSEIATLTSGDVDVIFTGHTHKQYAWYGPAEPDATGEWTRPIVQTGSYGENIGKVTLTYDPATDAVSALAGTNVARIAPAAGQTPAEFQAALVAQYPRVAEVKTIVDAALAEAAVIGNQPKGSVAADITTAFAGGGYTGPGGTYAGGTRDDRSKESTLGNLVADALLETLASDERGGAQIGVVNPGGLRAELLYAPDGTITYAEANAVLPFVNNLWTTTLTGEQVVTMLEQQWQTNPDGTIPSRPYLQLGLSDNVTYTYDESQPLGSRITSVTVDGAPLDPSAEYRIGTFSFLAQGGDNFRVFAEGTGTADSGLIDRDAWIAYLEAHPGLTPEFDERAVGVPALPESVTAGEAVAFPVTGLDLTSLGSPRNTALDVQLDGTSIGSATVTSGAADVTVTVPAGTAAGSHALTLVAAPSGTVVTLPLTVAEPQGPVLTPSTTTLTASRSTQAYGTWLPTVLLARVQVEGTWFPSGTVEFREGDRVVGRSPVLLGLALGTVPRTAPVGAHEYTATFVPSRPEKVAGSTSDPVTVTVRR; the protein is encoded by the coding sequence ATGACGAGGGCAGATCGTCCTCGCATCCCGGGGGATCGGAGAACATCGGTGAGCGCAGGACGCACACGCACGAGATGGGCGGCGAGCCTCGCCGCCGTCGGGGCACTGGTCGGGACACCCCTGGCCGCCGCGGCCCCGGCACTCGCGGCTGAGGACACCCACACCATCGCGCAGGTCCAGGGCACGGGCGACGCCTCGCCGCTGGCGGGCTCGACCGTCACGACGACGGGCGTCGTCACCGCGGTCTACGCGACCGGCGGCTACAACGGGTACGTCATCCAGACGCCGGGCACGGGAGGGGACGCCCCGCGCACCGGGTCGGACGCCGTGTTCGTGTACTCGCCGTCGACGGCCGCGTCCGTCGCGGTGGGCGAGCTGGTCCAGGTGACCGGCGCCGTCTCGGAGTACCAGGGCCTGACGGAGATCACGGTCTCCTCGGCGGCCGGGCTGGTGAAGCCCGGCGGCGAGGCCGCCCCGGTCGAGCCGGTCACGACGCCGTGGCCTGCTGACGCCGCCGGGCGCGAGGCGCTGGAGTCGATGCTGTACCTGCCGTCGGGCGACCTGACGGTGAGCAACACCTACACGACGAACCAGTACGGCGAGGTCGGTCTCGCGGCCGGCACGACGCCGCTGGTGCAGCCGACCGAGGTCGGCGCGCCGGGCTCGCCGGAGTACGCCGCCGCCGTCGCGGACAACGCCGCCCGCGGGGTGGTGCTGGACGACGGCGCGAGCACGAACTTCCTCTCGGCCGCGAACTCCGGTCTGACGCCGCCGTACGTGTCGCTGGAGGACCCCGTCCGGGTGGGCGCGGCCGCGACGTTCACCGCGCCGGTGGTCGTCGACTACCGGAACAACGCCTGGAAGCTCAGCCCGACCGCCCCGCTGGCAGCGGGCGCCCCCGCGCCCGCGACCTTCGAGGACGACCGCACCGCCGCGCCCGAGGGCCTCGGCGACGCCGACGTCACCGTGGCGTCGTTCAACGTCCTGAACTACTTCACCACTCTCGGCGCCGAGGGTGCGTCCTGCGTGGCGTACCCGGACCGCACCGGCGACCCGGTCACCGTCAAGGAGGGCTGCGCGCAGCGCGGCGCGTGGGACCCGGACGACCTGCAGCGCCAGCAGGACAAGATCGTCGCAGCGGTGAACGCGCTCGACGCGGACGTCGTCGGCCTGATGGAGATCGAGAACTCCGCGGTCGTCGACGGCGTGCCGGACGAGGCGCTGGCCACCCTGGTCGACGCCCTGAACGCCGCGGCGGGCGCGGGGACGTGGGCGTACGTGCCCTCGTCGGCCGAGCTGCCCGCCGCGGACCAGCAGGACACCATCACCAACGCGCTGATCTACCGTCCGGCGGCCGTCGAGACCGTGGGCGACCCCCGCGCGCTCGGCACGCAGTCCGGGGACGACCAGGCGTTCGGCAACGCGCGCGAGCCGATCGGGCAGGCGTTCGCGCCGGCCGGCGGCGGCGAGGAGCTGTTCGTGGTGGTCAACCACCTGAAGTCCAAGAGCTCGGCGGGTCCCTGGCCCGGCGACGCCGACGCCGGCGACGGCCAGGGCGCGTCCAACGAGTCCAGGGTGCGGCAGGCCGAGGCGCTGCGCGACTGGGTGCCGACCGTGCAGGGCGACGCCGAGGCGGTCGCGCTGGTCGGGGACTTCAACGCCTACACGCAGGAGGACCCGCTGCAGGTGCTGTACGGCGCGGGCTACACGGACGCCGCGACCGCGCTCGGCACGGCGGGGGAGTACTCGTACCTCTACCAGGGCCTGTCCGGCTCCCTGGACCACGTGCTGCTGAACGAGGCGGCGCTGGAGCGGGCGACGGGCGCGGACATCTGGGGCATCAACGCGGGCGAGTCGGTCGCGCTGGAGTACAGCCGCTACAACTCCCACGGCACGCTGTTCTCCGCGCCGGACGCCTACCGGTCCTCCGACCACGACCCGGTCCTCGTCGGGTTCGACGCGGGCGACGTCGCGCCGGACGGCCCGGTCGACCTCACGCTGCTCGACATCAACGACTTCCACGGACGCATCGACGCGAACACCGTCGCGTTCGCCGGGACCGTCGAGCAGCAGCGCGCGGCGGCCGAGCAGGCGGGCGGCGCGGCCGTCTTCCTGTCCGCCGGCGACAACATCGGCGCGTCGCTGTTCGCCTCCGCGGTGGCCGACGACCAGCCGACGATCGACGTGCTGAACGCGCTCGACCTGGCCGCCTCGGCGGTCGGGAACCACGAGTTCGACCGCGGGTACGCCGACCTGGTGGACCGCGTCATCGCCGGCGGCACCAACGCCGAGTTCCCCTACCTGGGCGCCAACGTCTACGCGAAGGGCACGCAGACGCCCGCGCTGGACGAGTACGCGCTCGTCGAGGCCGGCGGGGTGACCGTCGGCGTCGTCGGCGCCGTCACGCAGGAGACCCCGGCGCTGGTGAGCCCCGGCGGGATCGCGGACCTCGACTTCGGCGACCCCGTCGAGGCCGTGAACCGCGTGGCCGCGCAGCTCACGGACGGCGACGAGGCGAACGGCGAGGCCGACGTCGTCGTGGCCGAGTACCACGAGGGCGCGGGCGCGGGGACGCCGGACGGCGCCACCTTGGAGGAGGAGATCGCCGCGGGCGGCGCCTTCTCCGAGATCGCGACGCTCACGTCGGGCGACGTGGACGTGATCTTCACGGGCCACACCCACAAGCAGTACGCCTGGTACGGCCCGGCCGAGCCGGACGCCACGGGCGAGTGGACCCGCCCGATCGTCCAGACCGGCTCCTACGGCGAGAACATCGGCAAGGTCACGCTGACCTACGACCCGGCGACCGACGCGGTGTCGGCGCTCGCGGGCACGAACGTCGCCCGGATCGCCCCCGCCGCGGGGCAGACCCCGGCCGAGTTCCAGGCCGCGCTCGTCGCGCAGTACCCGCGGGTCGCCGAGGTCAAGACGATCGTGGACGCGGCGCTCGCCGAGGCCGCGGTGATCGGCAACCAGCCCAAGGGCTCGGTGGCCGCCGACATCACGACCGCGTTCGCGGGCGGCGGGTACACCGGCCCCGGCGGCACCTACGCCGGCGGCACCCGGGACGACCGGTCGAAGGAGTCCACGCTGGGCAACCTGGTGGCCGACGCGCTGCTGGAGACCCTGGCCTCCGACGAGCGGGGCGGCGCGCAGATCGGCGTCGTGAACCCGGGCGGCCTGCGCGCGGAGCTGCTGTACGCCCCGGACGGCACCATCACGTACGCCGAGGCCAACGCGGTGCTGCCGTTCGTCAACAACCTCTGGACCACGACGCTGACAGGCGAGCAGGTCGTCACGATGCTCGAGCAGCAGTGGCAGACCAACCCGGACGGCACGATCCCGTCACGTCCGTACCTGCAGCTCGGGCTGTCGGACAACGTGACGTACACCTACGACGAGTCCCAGCCGCTCGGCTCCCGGATCACCTCGGTGACCGTGGACGGCGCGCCGCTGGACCCGTCCGCGGAGTACCGGATCGGCACGTTCTCGTTCCTGGCACAGGGCGGGGACAACTTCCGGGTGTTCGCCGAGGGCACCGGCACCGCCGACTCCGGCCTGATCGACCGGGACGCGTGGATCGCGTACCTCGAGGCGCACCCGGGCCTGACGCCCGAGTTCGACGAGCGGGCGGTGGGCGTCCCGGCGCTGCCGGAGTCGGTCACGGCGGGCGAGGCGGTCGCGTTCCCGGTCACCGGGCTCGACCTCACGAGCCTCGGCTCGCCGCGGAACACCGCGCTCGACGTGCAGCTCGACGGCACCTCGATCGGCTCCGCGACGGTGACCTCCGGGGCGGCCGACGTCACGGTCACCGTGCCCGCGGGCACGGCGGCCGGGTCGCACGCGCTGACCCTGGTGGCCGCGCCGAGCGGGACGGTGGTGACGCTGCCGCTCACGGTGGCCGAGCCGCAGGGCCCGGTGCTCACGCCGTCCACCACCACGCTGACCGCGAGCCGGTCCACGCAGGCGTACGGCACCTGGCTGCCGACGGTCCTGCTGGCCCGGGTCCAGGTCGAGGGCACGTGGTTCCCGTCGGGGACGGTCGAGTTCCGGGAGGGCGACCGCGTCGTCGGCCGCTCGCCCGTGCTGCTCGGGCTGGCGCTCGGCACGGTGCCGCGCACCGCGCCGGTCGGGGCGCACGAGTACACGGCCACGTTCGTGCCGTCGCGGCCCGAGAAGGTCGCGGGCAGCACGAGCGACCCGGTGACGGTGACCGTCCGGCGGTGA
- a CDS encoding alpha/beta hydrolase codes for MTSTRAALHPGPAVDGPTRGGVLVLAGGGYAMRAEHEYRDVTDFLAAQGVRSWWLDYPVAPARYPVALHEVLIALADLRAGRRGGAAVDGPLAVLGFSAGGHLAGTTATATEAERARAAEVAGLDAAEVRRPDAAVLCYPVVSMVRHPHVGSRLNLLGDVEDADARALSVEARIDADTPPTFLWHTADDASVAVEHSLDATAALRRHHVPVELHVYPSGRHGLGLAPGHPAGAWTGALLPWLATRGIGRA; via the coding sequence GTGACCAGCACCCGCGCCGCCCTGCACCCCGGACCCGCCGTCGACGGCCCGACCCGCGGGGGCGTCCTCGTCCTCGCGGGCGGCGGCTACGCGATGCGCGCCGAGCACGAGTACCGCGACGTCACGGACTTCCTCGCGGCGCAGGGCGTCCGGTCCTGGTGGCTCGACTACCCCGTCGCTCCGGCCCGGTACCCGGTGGCGCTGCACGAGGTGCTGATCGCCCTCGCCGACCTGCGCGCGGGGCGCCGCGGGGGCGCGGCCGTCGACGGGCCGCTCGCCGTGCTCGGGTTCTCGGCCGGCGGGCACCTGGCCGGGACCACCGCGACGGCCACGGAGGCCGAGCGCGCCCGGGCGGCCGAGGTGGCCGGGCTCGACGCCGCGGAGGTCCGGCGGCCGGACGCCGCGGTGCTCTGCTACCCGGTGGTGTCGATGGTCCGGCACCCGCACGTCGGGTCCCGGCTGAACCTGCTGGGCGACGTCGAGGACGCCGACGCGCGGGCGCTGTCCGTGGAGGCGCGGATCGACGCGGACACGCCCCCGACGTTCCTGTGGCACACCGCGGACGACGCGTCGGTCGCCGTGGAGCACTCGCTGGACGCGACCGCGGCGCTGCGCCGGCACCACGTACCCGTGGAGCTGCACGTCTACCCGAGCGGCCGGCACGGCCTCGGCCTCGCGCCGGGGCACCCGGCGGGCGCGTGGACGGGCGCGCTGCTGCCCTGGCTCGCGACCCGCGGCATCGGCCGCGCCTGA
- a CDS encoding DUF1361 domain-containing protein, whose translation MLVDPLAVCGIAGLNLYAALLVLARPRLFRTRLYRPMLLNLALSVAPLVVLALTVAGMLLVLALAPSQAALLTVLAVGGLVWLVLLPNSGYLVTELNLSHRRADESVPLWYDIVLVLSLAVSGVLNMLANVYLVQVGTVLLVYPNDDDPFARPWPWVAAVSTLVLAAFGIYLGRYVRFNTWDLLHPVGFARRLAGHLRAPGTARTALAFTATHAAFFALMYLVVVAPAVRGFGA comes from the coding sequence ATGCTGGTCGACCCCCTCGCCGTCTGCGGCATCGCCGGGCTGAACCTGTACGCCGCGCTGCTCGTCCTCGCGCGGCCCCGGCTGTTCCGCACCCGCCTGTACCGGCCGATGCTCCTCAACCTCGCGCTGTCGGTCGCCCCGCTCGTCGTGCTGGCGCTGACGGTCGCCGGGATGCTGCTCGTGCTCGCGCTCGCGCCCTCGCAGGCCGCGCTGCTGACCGTCCTGGCCGTCGGCGGGCTGGTGTGGCTGGTGCTGCTGCCGAACTCCGGCTACCTGGTCACGGAGCTCAACCTGTCGCACCGGCGCGCGGACGAGTCCGTGCCGCTCTGGTACGACATCGTGCTCGTGCTCAGCCTCGCGGTCTCGGGCGTGCTCAACATGCTGGCGAACGTCTACCTGGTGCAGGTCGGCACGGTGCTGCTGGTGTACCCCAACGACGACGACCCGTTCGCCCGGCCGTGGCCGTGGGTCGCCGCCGTCTCGACGCTGGTGCTCGCGGCGTTCGGGATCTACCTGGGCCGGTACGTGCGGTTCAACACCTGGGACCTGCTGCACCCCGTCGGCTTCGCGCGGCGGCTGGCCGGGCACCTGCGCGCGCCGGGGACGGCCCGGACGGCTCTGGCGTTCACCGCGACGCACGCCGCGTTCTTCGCGCTGATGTACCTGGTCGTCGTGGCCCCCGCGGTGCGCGGGTTCGGGGCGTGA
- the argB gene encoding acetylglutamate kinase, whose product MSLQAPPPHDDAFDTRTDLRPDQKAEVLIEALPWLQRFAGALVVVKYGGNAMVDDDLKRAFAEDMVFLRQVGLRPVVVHGGGPQINAMLDRLGIESEFRGGLRVTTPEAMDVVRMVLTGQVSRELVGLLNAHGPYAVGLSGEDGGLLRARRRTATVDGEQVDVGLVGDVVEVNPGAVHDLLDAGRIPVVSTVAPDVEDPTQVLNVNADTAAAALAVALGARKLIVLTDVEGLYTSWPDRTSLARRIRAGALADLLPTLDSGMRPKMEACWRAVQGGVGRAHVIDGRQAHSILVEVFTSDGVGTMVLPDDEPVPSPFTAPIPRVDPPHHVPEVS is encoded by the coding sequence ATGAGCCTGCAAGCACCGCCGCCGCACGACGACGCGTTCGACACCCGCACCGACCTGCGCCCCGACCAGAAGGCCGAGGTGCTGATCGAGGCGCTGCCCTGGCTGCAGCGGTTCGCGGGCGCCCTGGTCGTGGTCAAGTACGGCGGCAACGCCATGGTCGACGACGACCTCAAGCGCGCGTTCGCCGAGGACATGGTGTTCCTGCGCCAGGTCGGGCTGCGTCCCGTCGTCGTGCACGGCGGCGGCCCGCAGATCAACGCGATGCTCGACCGGCTCGGGATCGAGTCCGAGTTCCGCGGCGGCCTGCGGGTCACCACGCCCGAGGCGATGGACGTCGTCCGCATGGTGCTCACCGGGCAGGTGTCGCGGGAGCTCGTCGGCCTGCTGAACGCCCACGGCCCCTACGCGGTCGGCCTGTCCGGCGAGGACGGCGGCCTGCTGCGCGCCCGGCGGCGCACCGCGACCGTCGACGGCGAGCAGGTGGACGTCGGGCTGGTCGGCGACGTGGTCGAGGTGAACCCCGGCGCGGTGCACGACCTCCTGGACGCCGGCCGGATCCCGGTCGTGTCCACCGTGGCGCCCGACGTCGAGGACCCGACGCAGGTGCTCAACGTCAACGCGGACACCGCCGCGGCCGCCCTGGCGGTCGCGCTCGGCGCCCGCAAGCTCATCGTCCTGACCGACGTCGAGGGCCTGTACACGTCGTGGCCGGACCGCACCTCGCTGGCCCGCCGGATCCGCGCGGGCGCGCTGGCCGACCTGCTGCCGACGCTCGACTCCGGCATGCGCCCGAAGATGGAGGCCTGCTGGCGGGCCGTGCAGGGCGGCGTCGGCCGCGCGCACGTCATCGACGGCCGGCAGGCGCACTCGATCCTCGTCGAGGTCTTCACCTCCGACGGCGTCGGCACGATGGTCCTGCCGGACGACGAGCCCGTGCCGTCCCCGTTCACGGCGCCGATCCCGCGCGTCGACCCGCCGCACCACGTCCCCGAGGTGAGCTGA
- the argJ gene encoding bifunctional glutamate N-acetyltransferase/amino-acid acetyltransferase ArgJ, which translates to MTDIATEGVTAPAGFRAAGVTAGLKPSGRPDLALVVNDGPLQVAAGVFTSNRVVAAPVVWSRQAVSDGVASAVVLNSGGANACTGPEGFGDTHRTAEHVGEVLGVSPGDVLVCSTGLIGERLPMDLLLGGVDAAAAALAADAGPDAAAAIMTTDTVAKTAAVAGDGWTVGGMAKGAGMLAPGLATMLVVLTTDAVVTAEQADAALRGATRTTFDRVDSDGCMSTNDTVLLLASGASGVTPDAGAFAAAVAAVSADLARQLVGDAEGASHDIAVTVTGATSEEAAVAVARAVTRSNLFKAAVFGNDPNWGRVLAAVGTVPEEVAPYDAAALDVAINGVQVCRAGGVGDPREGVDLAAAREVRVDIDLHAGDATATVWTNDLTHDYVHENSAYST; encoded by the coding sequence GTGACCGACATCGCCACCGAGGGTGTCACCGCGCCCGCGGGCTTCCGCGCCGCGGGCGTCACCGCCGGGCTCAAGCCGTCCGGGCGGCCCGACCTCGCGCTGGTCGTCAACGACGGCCCGCTGCAGGTCGCCGCGGGCGTCTTCACCTCGAACCGCGTGGTCGCCGCGCCGGTCGTCTGGTCCCGGCAGGCGGTGTCCGACGGCGTCGCCTCCGCGGTCGTGCTCAACTCCGGCGGCGCGAACGCGTGCACCGGCCCGGAGGGCTTCGGCGACACGCACCGCACCGCCGAGCACGTGGGCGAGGTCCTGGGCGTCAGCCCCGGCGACGTGCTGGTCTGCTCGACCGGCCTGATCGGCGAGCGGCTGCCGATGGACCTGCTGCTCGGCGGGGTCGACGCGGCCGCGGCCGCGCTGGCCGCCGACGCCGGCCCGGACGCCGCCGCCGCGATCATGACCACCGACACCGTGGCGAAGACCGCCGCGGTCGCGGGCGACGGCTGGACGGTCGGCGGCATGGCGAAGGGCGCCGGCATGCTCGCCCCGGGCCTCGCGACGATGCTGGTGGTCCTCACCACCGACGCCGTGGTCACCGCCGAGCAGGCGGACGCGGCGCTGCGCGGCGCGACCCGCACCACCTTCGACCGGGTCGACTCCGACGGCTGCATGTCCACCAACGACACCGTGCTGCTGCTGGCCTCCGGGGCGAGCGGGGTCACCCCCGACGCCGGTGCGTTCGCCGCGGCCGTCGCCGCGGTGTCCGCCGACCTGGCCCGGCAGCTCGTCGGGGACGCCGAGGGCGCCTCGCACGACATCGCCGTGACGGTCACCGGGGCGACGTCCGAGGAGGCCGCCGTCGCGGTCGCCCGCGCGGTCACCCGGTCCAACCTGTTCAAGGCCGCCGTGTTCGGCAACGACCCCAACTGGGGCCGGGTGCTGGCCGCGGTCGGCACGGTGCCGGAGGAGGTCGCGCCGTACGACGCGGCCGCCCTCGACGTCGCGATCAACGGCGTCCAGGTGTGCCGGGCCGGCGGCGTCGGCGACCCGCGCGAGGGCGTCGACCTGGCCGCGGCCCGCGAGGTGCGCGTCGACATCGACCTGCACGCCGGCGACGCCACCGCGACGGTCTGGACCAACGACCTCACCCACGACTACGTCCACGAGAACAGCGCGTACTCCACATGA
- a CDS encoding quinone oxidoreductase family protein encodes MHAILATEPGGPDVLAPDEIPDPLPGPRDLLVRVSAAGVNFIDVYQRNGTYPMPFPHVPGSEGAGVVEAVGREVREFAVGDLVAWASAPSSYAELVVVPEIVALRVPDGVGDEVAAALPLQGLTAHYLVTSTFPVEAGQDVLVHAGAGGVGLLLTQLAAARGARVITTVGTPEKEALSRAAGAAEVIRYTELGDLTEDLPAIVRELTGGRGVHTVFDGVGRSTFDASLASLRRRGGLALFGASSGPVPPFDPQRLNAAGSLFLTRPTLGHHTATREELTWRAGELFDAVAAGTLDVRIGATFPLMEAADAHRALEGRATTGKVLLTA; translated from the coding sequence ATGCACGCGATCCTCGCCACGGAGCCCGGTGGGCCCGACGTCCTCGCCCCCGACGAGATCCCCGACCCGCTGCCCGGCCCGCGCGACCTGCTGGTGCGGGTGAGCGCCGCGGGGGTCAACTTCATCGACGTGTACCAGCGCAACGGCACCTACCCGATGCCGTTCCCGCACGTGCCGGGGTCCGAGGGCGCGGGCGTCGTCGAGGCCGTGGGCCGCGAGGTGCGGGAGTTCGCCGTGGGCGACCTGGTGGCGTGGGCGTCGGCGCCGTCGTCGTACGCCGAGCTCGTCGTGGTGCCGGAGATCGTCGCGCTGCGGGTCCCGGATGGCGTGGGCGACGAGGTCGCCGCCGCGCTGCCGCTGCAGGGCCTGACCGCGCACTACCTGGTGACCTCGACGTTCCCGGTCGAGGCGGGCCAGGACGTGCTGGTGCACGCGGGCGCGGGCGGCGTCGGCCTGCTGCTCACCCAGCTCGCCGCCGCGCGCGGCGCCCGGGTCATCACGACGGTCGGCACCCCGGAGAAGGAGGCGCTGTCCCGCGCCGCCGGGGCGGCCGAGGTGATCCGGTACACCGAGCTCGGCGACCTCACCGAGGACCTGCCGGCGATCGTGCGGGAGCTCACCGGCGGCCGGGGCGTGCACACGGTGTTCGACGGGGTGGGCCGGTCGACGTTCGACGCGTCCCTGGCCTCGCTGCGCCGCCGTGGCGGGCTCGCGCTGTTCGGGGCGTCCTCCGGCCCGGTGCCGCCGTTCGACCCGCAGCGGCTGAACGCCGCCGGCTCGCTGTTCCTCACCCGGCCGACGCTCGGGCACCACACCGCCACCCGCGAGGAGCTGACGTGGCGCGCGGGCGAGCTGTTCGACGCCGTCGCCGCGGGCACGCTCGACGTGCGGATCGGCGCGACCTTCCCGCTCATGGAGGCCGCGGACGCGCACCGCGCCCTCGAGGGCCGCGCGACCACCGGGAAGGTGCTGCTCACGGCCTGA
- the argC gene encoding N-acetyl-gamma-glutamyl-phosphate reductase, whose product MHMSFSVAVAGASGYAGGETLRLLLGHPEAEIGALTAHANAGTRLGAHQPHLRALADRVLTPTTVDELAGHDVVVLALPHGASGEIAAALADRGDPAVVVDLGADHRLTDADAWRRFYGTEHAGTWPYGMPELLHAGETTPAAQRAALSTARRIAVPGCNVTAVTLALQPGVAAGVVDPADVVAVLAVGYSGAGRTLKPHLLASEALGSAQPYAVGGTHRHVPEIVQNLAVAGSPGTRLSFTPVLVPMSRGILATVTAPLAPGADATAVRAAWQAAYAGEPFVELLPEGDWPASGATTGANTALVQVAVDEAAGRVVAVCALDNLVKGTAGAAVQSLNLALGLPERTGLTTEGVAP is encoded by the coding sequence ATGCACATGTCCTTCTCCGTCGCCGTCGCGGGCGCCTCCGGGTACGCCGGCGGCGAGACCCTGCGGCTCCTGCTCGGCCACCCCGAGGCCGAGATCGGCGCGCTCACCGCGCACGCGAACGCCGGCACCCGCCTCGGCGCCCACCAGCCGCACCTGCGGGCGCTCGCGGACCGCGTGCTCACCCCGACGACCGTCGACGAGCTCGCCGGCCACGACGTCGTCGTCCTGGCGCTGCCGCACGGCGCGAGCGGGGAGATCGCCGCGGCGCTCGCGGACCGGGGGGACCCGGCCGTCGTCGTCGACCTGGGCGCCGACCACCGGCTGACGGACGCCGACGCGTGGCGGCGGTTCTACGGGACCGAGCACGCCGGCACCTGGCCGTACGGCATGCCCGAGCTGCTGCACGCGGGGGAGACCACCCCGGCCGCGCAGCGTGCCGCGCTGAGCACCGCCCGCCGGATCGCCGTCCCCGGCTGCAACGTCACCGCCGTCACCCTCGCGCTCCAGCCGGGCGTCGCCGCGGGCGTCGTGGATCCCGCCGACGTCGTCGCGGTCCTCGCGGTCGGCTACTCCGGCGCGGGCCGCACGCTCAAGCCGCACCTGCTCGCGTCCGAGGCGCTGGGCTCGGCCCAGCCGTACGCCGTGGGCGGCACGCACCGGCACGTCCCGGAGATCGTGCAGAACCTCGCCGTCGCCGGGTCGCCCGGCACCCGGCTGTCGTTCACGCCGGTCCTGGTCCCGATGTCCCGGGGCATCCTCGCGACGGTGACCGCCCCGCTGGCGCCCGGCGCCGACGCGACCGCCGTCCGGGCCGCCTGGCAGGCCGCCTACGCGGGCGAGCCGTTCGTCGAGCTGCTGCCCGAGGGCGACTGGCCGGCCTCCGGCGCGACGACCGGCGCGAACACCGCGCTGGTGCAGGTCGCCGTCGACGAGGCCGCGGGCCGGGTCGTCGCGGTGTGCGCGCTGGACAACCTCGTCAAGGGCACCGCGGGCGCCGCGGTGCAGTCGCTGAACCTCGCGCTCGGGCTGCCCGAGCGCACCGGACTCACCACCGAGGGGGTCGCCCCGTGA
- a CDS encoding DsbA family oxidoreductase encodes MRDLAVEIWSDIACPWCYIGKRRFAEALETFEHRDRVRVTWRSFELQPDAEPSSAHPGQTEAAMLAERKGMPVEQVRQMFAQVTAVAASVGLAYDFDTVVPANTFDAHRLVHIAGDLGGPAAAAEVVERLMSAHFEHGRVVDDPEVLVAIAGEAGLEAGPVRAALASDAGAGAVRADEAEAAALGIQGVPFFVVDRRLGVSGAQPAEVFTQLLEQAWRDANPPLAIPTIAGAADAEACGPDGC; translated from the coding sequence GTGCGCGACCTGGCCGTCGAGATCTGGTCCGACATCGCCTGCCCCTGGTGCTACATCGGCAAGCGCCGGTTCGCCGAGGCGCTCGAGACGTTCGAGCACCGGGACCGCGTGCGCGTCACCTGGCGGTCCTTCGAGCTGCAGCCGGACGCCGAGCCCTCGTCGGCGCACCCGGGGCAGACCGAGGCGGCGATGCTCGCCGAGCGCAAGGGCATGCCCGTCGAGCAGGTGCGGCAGATGTTCGCCCAGGTGACGGCCGTCGCCGCGTCCGTCGGCCTGGCGTACGACTTCGACACCGTCGTCCCCGCGAACACGTTCGACGCGCACCGCCTCGTGCACATCGCGGGCGACCTGGGCGGGCCCGCCGCGGCGGCCGAGGTCGTGGAGCGCCTGATGAGCGCGCACTTCGAGCACGGCCGCGTCGTCGACGACCCCGAGGTCCTCGTCGCGATCGCCGGCGAGGCCGGCCTGGAGGCCGGGCCGGTGCGCGCCGCGCTCGCCTCCGACGCCGGGGCCGGCGCCGTGCGCGCCGACGAGGCCGAGGCCGCCGCGCTGGGCATCCAGGGCGTGCCGTTCTTCGTGGTCGACCGCCGGCTCGGCGTGTCCGGCGCGCAGCCGGCGGAGGTGTTCACGCAGCTGCTCGAGCAGGCCTGGCGGGACGCCAACCCGCCGCTGGCCATCCCGACGATCGCGGGTGCGGCCGACGCGGAGGCCTGCGGGCCCGACGGCTGCTGA